The region GAAATAGAGCACCACGGGCTTCCCACGAAGATCGGAGAGTCGCACAGCCGTGCCGCCGTACGACGCCAGCTCGAAGTCTGGCGCCATTGTGCTGGGTTCGAGAAAATCACGCATGTCTACTGGGGCTCCTCGCATGAACGGCGCGACTGACGCAGGCGCACCGAGTGGTGGGGCGAGAGTTGCCCACCCCGCCACGAGGTTCCTTCAGCCCCTCGGTGCCCTGCGCCAGCAACGGCGAGGACAGGCT is a window of Pseudomonadota bacterium DNA encoding:
- a CDS encoding peroxiredoxin translates to MRDFLEPSTMAPDFELASYGGTAVRLSDLRGKPVVLYF